A DNA window from Luteolibacter luteus contains the following coding sequences:
- a CDS encoding cbb3-type cytochrome c oxidase subunit I, with the protein MSTASSQTPVNDAIRRAEIDVSLRHPVMFFFTSGAAWLAVAILLGIISSAKVHSPGFLDGCAFLTYGRVQSAHISALVYGWGCQAAFGSLVWLMARLSRQECRAAGLILVAGHVWNLAVSLGIFAILAGKGTGMPWMEFPVFAWVPMLASYFLIALWSMVQFKVRPAGHVFISQWYILAALIWFPWVFATAHIMIHGFSGNPVMDAAINAWYRSALIFLFFLPTGIAAAYYLIPKVTGRPVYSYSLSMLGFWSLAILGPWAGMQKLTGAPIPNFLPYLGAAATILIAVPAIAVGVNLLKTAAGAPDTVVNSPTLRFTVAGVICLLVVAIACVFLNNPAILPGTQFSMAGYGFDLLVLYAFFSFIAFGMIYFVVPRITRREWLSSRLIKMHFFLSVYGVALVVLVALFGGAMQGIGLEAFKQPFEDAMTRAYPYAVATTLAWCFLLFSNVFFFFHLTLMWLRLGRRSSHPTLLGVHHDDEMHDAIHGPEGDIDNGGPGSATAHSH; encoded by the coding sequence ATGTCCACTGCCTCATCCCAGACTCCGGTGAATGATGCGATCCGCCGCGCGGAGATCGACGTCTCGCTGCGCCACCCGGTGATGTTCTTCTTCACCAGCGGTGCCGCATGGCTCGCCGTGGCGATCTTGCTCGGGATCATTTCCTCGGCAAAGGTCCATAGCCCCGGCTTCCTTGATGGCTGCGCCTTCCTGACCTACGGCCGCGTGCAATCCGCACACATCAGCGCTCTGGTCTATGGCTGGGGGTGCCAAGCTGCCTTTGGTTCGCTCGTATGGCTGATGGCGCGTCTTTCCCGCCAAGAATGTCGTGCTGCCGGTCTCATCCTGGTGGCAGGTCACGTGTGGAACTTGGCCGTTTCGCTGGGGATCTTCGCGATTCTCGCGGGCAAGGGCACGGGCATGCCGTGGATGGAATTCCCGGTATTCGCTTGGGTGCCGATGCTGGCCTCCTATTTCCTGATCGCCCTGTGGTCGATGGTGCAGTTCAAGGTTCGCCCTGCCGGTCACGTTTTCATCTCCCAGTGGTACATCCTTGCCGCGCTGATCTGGTTCCCATGGGTTTTCGCCACGGCGCACATCATGATCCACGGCTTCTCCGGTAACCCGGTGATGGATGCTGCGATCAATGCCTGGTATCGCTCCGCGCTCATCTTCCTGTTCTTCCTTCCGACCGGTATCGCCGCGGCCTACTACTTGATCCCGAAGGTCACGGGCCGCCCGGTCTACAGCTACTCGCTTTCGATGCTCGGCTTCTGGTCGCTCGCCATCCTCGGTCCTTGGGCCGGCATGCAGAAGCTGACCGGTGCTCCGATCCCGAACTTCCTGCCTTATCTCGGCGCAGCCGCGACGATCCTGATCGCGGTTCCGGCCATTGCCGTCGGTGTGAACCTGCTCAAGACCGCAGCCGGCGCTCCGGACACGGTGGTGAACAGCCCGACGCTGCGCTTCACGGTTGCCGGTGTGATCTGCCTGCTGGTGGTTGCGATCGCCTGTGTGTTCCTGAACAACCCGGCGATCCTGCCCGGCACCCAATTCTCGATGGCTGGCTACGGTTTCGATCTCTTGGTGCTCTACGCGTTCTTCAGCTTCATCGCCTTCGGCATGATCTACTTCGTGGTGCCGCGCATCACGCGCCGCGAGTGGCTTTCCAGCCGCTTGATCAAGATGCACTTCTTCCTCTCCGTTTACGGAGTAGCGCTTGTGGTGCTGGTGGCTCTCTTCGGCGGCGCGATGCAGGGCATTGGTCTCGAAGCCTTCAAGCAGCCCTTCGAAGATGCAATGACCCGTGCCTATCCTTACGCGGTGGCAACGACGCTTGCCTGGTGCTTCCTGCTCTTCTCGAACGTCTTCTTCTTCTTCCATCTCACCCTGATGTGGCTGCGCCTCGGTCGCCGCAGCTCGCACCCGACGCTGCTGGGTGTGCACCACGACGACGAGATGCACGATGCGATCCACGGCCCTGAAGGCGACATCGACAACGGCGGCCCGGGTTCCGCCACTGCCCACTCTCACTAA